The proteins below are encoded in one region of Parvicella tangerina:
- a CDS encoding CotH kinase family protein produces MRYAIFTILLLLINSFKTQQEVDVDSLFSLRGGIYSTSQELVIDTSNNVRVFYTLSGSRPSTYSKEYHGEPFELTEPTVIRALFYQKGNKIGETTQSYIIGRTFNMAVVSIAVDTADFFSYSRGIYVKGCCADSVPPYLGANFWKGWEREINIEFYEPDNTLGFNQEAACRIFGGFSKGLPMKSLAIISKKKYGHDKFKYRIFPNKKIKKFNSFVLRNSGGDFNNTHFRDALLTDLTEPIDMDIQAYRPCVLYINGQYWGIHNVREKINEHYLDDNHNIDKDSVDLLKHRGDAQCGTTKEYKKLLKFLNDNSFESNEKIEELDSIMDIDNYIDYNITEIYVDNGDAGGNIRYWKEQKAGARWRWILFDLDLSFGIGSKTAYKENTLHQMTTLSNEKWPNPAWSTFIIRKLLENDSIRNIYINRFADHLNTIFSEKNVNFKLDSIYNMIKDEMPYHAERWHTSMEKWNIRVDRMREFATKRPYYLRTYIMQKFNLNDTVKVSIGAFDKKMGKVKLNSLKLKKPFEGWYFTDVPITIKAKPKMGYEFVKWEGLESTDRKLTITLTEAISITPIFKRKPTSELSGTIFINEVSIKQDSLTPSEDWIELANISADQQDLSGWYITTKDKEKFKLPEGSTIGAHGYLVVCKRKDDFQSVYNLSEDLLVQGDMDFGFSSKKDHIKLWDADKNPVDSLKYKVKKDFPTIKDSVPRNLERVNPQLAEWQVAALVTPGAQNDGFKGIPKKAGTGEEIELNPWWVIGGLGGILIFVLLGVTVKKKSKGKSQMIEQKVEA; encoded by the coding sequence ATGCGGTATGCTATCTTCACCATATTGTTGTTGTTGATCAACTCGTTCAAAACACAGCAGGAAGTCGATGTTGATTCCTTGTTCAGTTTGAGAGGGGGGATCTACTCAACATCGCAGGAGCTCGTGATCGACACCTCAAACAATGTCCGTGTTTTTTATACACTGAGCGGATCGAGGCCATCCACCTACTCCAAGGAATATCATGGTGAACCATTTGAATTGACTGAGCCAACTGTTATCCGTGCTCTCTTCTACCAAAAAGGGAACAAAATTGGGGAGACCACGCAATCCTATATTATCGGGAGAACATTTAACATGGCCGTTGTTTCTATTGCTGTAGACACTGCAGACTTCTTTAGCTATAGTCGAGGAATTTATGTTAAGGGTTGTTGTGCTGATTCAGTACCTCCCTACCTTGGGGCTAACTTCTGGAAAGGCTGGGAACGCGAGATCAATATTGAATTCTATGAGCCAGATAACACCCTTGGATTTAATCAAGAGGCAGCATGCAGGATATTCGGAGGCTTTAGCAAAGGTCTTCCAATGAAGTCTCTTGCCATCATTTCAAAAAAGAAATATGGTCATGACAAGTTCAAATACAGAATATTTCCAAATAAGAAAATCAAAAAGTTCAACTCATTTGTGCTAAGAAACTCGGGAGGTGACTTCAACAACACTCACTTCAGAGATGCACTTTTGACCGACCTCACCGAACCCATTGACATGGATATTCAAGCCTATAGGCCATGCGTACTTTATATCAATGGTCAATACTGGGGTATTCACAACGTACGCGAAAAGATTAATGAGCATTACTTAGATGACAATCACAATATTGATAAGGACTCCGTAGACCTTTTAAAACATCGAGGGGATGCCCAATGCGGAACTACCAAGGAATACAAGAAACTTTTAAAGTTCCTGAACGATAATTCTTTCGAATCCAATGAAAAAATAGAGGAACTCGATTCTATCATGGATATCGACAATTATATCGACTATAACATCACTGAGATCTATGTTGACAATGGTGATGCGGGAGGAAATATTCGCTACTGGAAAGAACAGAAGGCTGGTGCTAGATGGCGATGGATCTTATTCGATCTAGACCTCAGCTTTGGAATTGGCAGCAAAACAGCCTATAAAGAGAACACCTTGCATCAGATGACTACACTGAGTAATGAAAAATGGCCCAACCCTGCCTGGAGTACTTTTATTATTCGGAAGCTACTAGAAAATGATAGTATTCGAAACATTTATATTAATCGTTTCGCTGATCACCTCAATACCATCTTTAGCGAAAAAAATGTCAATTTCAAACTCGACTCTATTTACAATATGATCAAGGATGAAATGCCTTATCATGCTGAACGATGGCACACCAGCATGGAAAAATGGAACATTCGGGTAGATCGAATGAGGGAGTTTGCAACTAAACGACCCTATTACCTGCGAACCTACATCATGCAAAAGTTCAACTTGAACGATACCGTGAAAGTAAGCATTGGCGCTTTTGACAAGAAAATGGGGAAAGTCAAGCTCAATTCATTGAAACTGAAAAAACCATTTGAAGGATGGTATTTTACAGATGTACCGATTACGATCAAGGCTAAGCCAAAAATGGGATATGAATTTGTTAAGTGGGAAGGTCTGGAGTCCACTGATCGCAAGTTGACCATAACATTAACAGAGGCCATCAGCATTACTCCAATTTTTAAGCGAAAACCTACTAGCGAACTCAGTGGAACTATCTTTATTAATGAGGTCTCTATCAAACAAGACTCTCTAACTCCAAGTGAAGACTGGATTGAACTAGCCAATATTTCTGCTGACCAGCAAGATTTGAGTGGTTGGTACATTACCACAAAAGATAAAGAGAAGTTCAAACTTCCTGAAGGATCAACCATAGGAGCTCACGGCTATTTAGTCGTTTGTAAACGAAAAGACGACTTTCAGTCAGTATACAACTTATCAGAAGACCTGTTAGTTCAGGGAGACATGGATTTTGGCTTCAGCAGTAAAAAAGACCACATCAAGCTTTGGGATGCTGACAAAAACCCTGTTGACAGCCTTAAGTACAAGGTGAAGAAGGATTTCCCTACAATCAAAGACTCGGTACCTCGCAATTTAGAGCGAGTTAATCCTCAACTAGCTGAATGGCAAGTTGCAGCCTTAGTTACACCTGGAGCACAGAATGATGGTTTTAAAGGTATCCCGAAAAAAGCTGGTACCGGAGAAGAGATCGAACTCAACCCCTGGTGGGTAATCGGAGGATTAGGCGGTATTCTGATTTTTGTGCTCCTTGGGGTCACGGTCAAAAAAAAAAGCAAAGGAAAAAGTCAAATGATCGAGCAGAAAGTTGAAGCTTAG
- a CDS encoding phosphatase PAP2 family protein, translated as MKYVSKGISIIFHPIFIPMMAFFLYLQIEHYTVFQMLNLTDNGFWMIFSAVGLFSFLMPLIAMNGMITVGIVSDWELKKHQERVPVLLFSALFLGCLYYVLYYIEANNDHIQLFHAFFGVIMSGIVLAIIAAGISYFWKISMHAIGIAGLAGCFVGLTAHLDPLLNLEEMVLYNSLAIGAVGLVGFARLYDKAHSLPQVLAGTILGFGVSFVIIIRELYL; from the coding sequence TTGAAATACGTTAGTAAAGGAATATCAATCATTTTCCACCCCATCTTTATTCCAATGATGGCCTTTTTTCTCTATTTGCAGATAGAGCATTACACGGTTTTTCAAATGTTGAATTTAACAGATAATGGGTTTTGGATGATCTTTAGTGCAGTTGGTCTTTTTAGTTTTTTGATGCCATTGATCGCCATGAATGGAATGATCACGGTTGGTATTGTTAGCGATTGGGAGTTAAAAAAGCATCAAGAACGCGTACCTGTGCTTCTCTTTTCTGCGCTATTTTTGGGCTGCTTGTATTACGTTCTTTACTACATTGAGGCGAACAACGATCACATCCAGCTGTTTCATGCTTTCTTTGGGGTGATTATGAGTGGGATTGTTTTGGCTATCATCGCTGCAGGAATTAGTTACTTCTGGAAAATCAGCATGCACGCCATTGGAATCGCTGGATTAGCTGGTTGCTTCGTTGGGCTAACAGCACATCTGGATCCACTTTTAAATCTGGAAGAAATGGTGTTGTACAACTCTCTTGCAATTGGAGCGGTTGGGTTAGTTGGTTTTGCCAGACTTTATGATAAAGCACATAGTTTGCCACAAGTTTTGGCAGGAACTATTTTAGGGTTTGGCGTTTCATTTGTGATCATTATCCGAGAACTTTACCTGTAA
- the rpoN gene encoding RNA polymerase factor sigma-54, producing the protein MALRQSLQHKLLQKLSPQQIQLMKLLQVPTVELEQRIKQEIEDNPALEEGAEEIDRDLDREEEDWENDVDDSREDFDVSDYLDDDTPDYKLSVRNHGADNDEKAIPLSGGQSFQDLLISQIGLRVRDEKMREIAKTIIGNLDESGYLRREIENMIDDLAFSQNIMVTEEELLEGLEIVQDLEPAGVGARDLKECLLLQLERKAPTVTIRTAQAILEKCFDEFTKKHYKKILKKLEIEEDDLRTAINEIVKLNPKPGGAALQSNKTMQQIIPDFIIREEDGQLELTLNARNAPRLKVSKEYAEMLRAYGDSKKTKSDKDAVMFVKQKIDAAKWFIDAIRQRQHTLLITMDAIMNYQKEFFLTGDETNIRPMILKDIADIVEMDISTVSRVANSKYVETPYGIFLLKYFFSESLSTESGEEVSTREVKKILQEAVDNEDKKKPLTDEKLMNHLKDKGYNIARRTVAKYREQLGIPVARLRKEI; encoded by the coding sequence TACAACATAAGTTACTGCAGAAACTATCTCCTCAGCAAATCCAGCTGATGAAGTTATTGCAGGTGCCTACTGTGGAGTTGGAACAACGGATCAAACAAGAAATTGAAGATAACCCTGCTCTGGAGGAGGGTGCAGAAGAAATAGACCGTGATCTGGATCGGGAAGAAGAGGATTGGGAAAACGATGTTGATGACTCTCGCGAGGATTTTGATGTGAGTGACTACCTGGATGATGACACTCCAGACTATAAACTCTCCGTTAGAAATCATGGAGCTGATAACGATGAAAAAGCTATACCATTATCAGGAGGGCAGTCTTTTCAAGATTTATTGATCTCACAAATTGGACTACGCGTTCGTGACGAAAAGATGAGAGAGATCGCCAAAACGATTATCGGCAATCTGGATGAAAGTGGTTATTTGAGAAGAGAAATCGAAAACATGATCGATGACCTAGCCTTTTCTCAAAACATCATGGTTACTGAGGAGGAGTTATTGGAAGGTCTTGAAATCGTGCAGGATTTGGAACCTGCAGGTGTAGGCGCAAGAGACCTGAAGGAGTGCTTGTTGCTTCAATTAGAACGAAAAGCTCCAACGGTCACGATCAGAACAGCTCAGGCAATTTTAGAAAAATGCTTTGATGAGTTCACCAAGAAACACTACAAGAAAATCCTTAAAAAACTGGAAATTGAGGAAGATGACCTTCGAACAGCCATCAATGAAATTGTTAAGTTAAATCCTAAGCCTGGAGGTGCTGCGCTGCAGTCTAACAAGACAATGCAGCAAATTATTCCTGACTTTATCATCCGAGAAGAAGATGGACAACTTGAGCTTACGTTAAATGCTAGAAACGCACCTCGCTTAAAGGTTAGTAAGGAGTATGCCGAGATGCTTCGAGCGTATGGAGATAGCAAAAAGACTAAATCAGATAAGGATGCAGTGATGTTCGTTAAACAAAAGATCGATGCAGCTAAATGGTTTATCGATGCCATCAGGCAAAGACAACATACGCTTCTGATTACTATGGATGCGATTATGAATTACCAAAAAGAATTTTTCCTTACTGGTGATGAAACCAATATTAGACCAATGATTCTTAAGGACATCGCAGATATTGTTGAAATGGATATTAGTACCGTTTCTCGTGTCGCTAACTCCAAATATGTTGAAACACCTTATGGTATCTTCTTACTGAAGTATTTCTTCAGCGAATCTTTAAGCACCGAAAGCGGAGAGGAGGTTTCTACCAGAGAGGTGAAAAAAATCCTACAAGAAGCCGTTGATAATGAAGACAAGAAGAAGCCTCTAACAGATGAAAAGTTAATGAATCATCTAAAAGATAAAGGTTATAATATTGCGCGTAGAACGGTGGCAAAGTATCGTGAACAATTGGGGATTCCTGTAGCTAGGTTGCGAAAAGAGATTTAA